The Denticeps clupeoides chromosome 5, fDenClu1.1, whole genome shotgun sequence genome includes a region encoding these proteins:
- the kynu gene encoding kynureninase: MDPCAAVVERAARLLSCSPAAPEVARFLDERDELRHLRTQFLVPKVNELPPSDLSLAEGAEECIYFAGNSLGLQPKMAGKYIQEELDKWAKTGVHGHTVGSRPWAWAENTIEGLMADIVGAKPEEVALMNGLTVNLHVLLLSFYKPTAKRHKILLEDKAFPSDHYAVESQICLRGFDPEQSMLLMKPRKGEHTLRTEDILDAIEKEGDSIAVIVFSGVQYYTGQLFNMAAITRAGQAKGCYVGFDCAHAVGNVELYLHDWGVDFACWCSYKYVNSGAGGLAGAYIHEKHAHTVTPALRGWWGHNLKTRFKMDNTMDLLPGISGFRLSNQPILLVCPLQASLEIFSQTSMKSLRKKSILLTGYLEYLIKHFYSKDESNLSKPYVQIITPSNPEERGCQLSLSFSVPILAVFKELEKRGVACDMREPNVLRVAPVPLYNSFSDVHQFINLLGSAILASSKPQGS, encoded by the exons ATGGACCCCTGCGCCGCGGTGGTGGAGCGGGCGGCTCGGCTCCTGAGCTGCAGCCCCGCCGCGCCTGAAGTCGCCAGGTTTCTGGACGAGCGCGACGAGCTGCGGCACCTACGAACTCAGTTCTTGGTTCCTAAAGTCAACGAACTTCCTCCAT CTGACCTCTCCCTGGCAGAGGGCGCGGAGGAATGCATTTACTTTGCGGGCAACTCGCTGGGCCTGCAGCCGAAAATGGCCGGAAAGTACATCCAGGAGGAGCTGGACAAATGGGCGAAGAC AGGTGTTCACGGGCACACAGTGGGATCCCGGCCTTGGGCTTGGGCCGAGAATACCATCGAGGGGCTCATGGCCGACATTGTTG GTGCAAAACCTGAAGAGGTGGCCCTTATGAATGGCTTGACTGTCAATTTGCATGTTCTTCtg CTGTCCTTCTATAAACCCACggcaaaaagacacaaaattCTTTTAGAGGACAAGGCTTTTCCTTCAGACCAC tatgcaGTGGAATCTCAAATCTGCCTACGTGGCTTTGACCCTGAGCAGAGCATGCTGCTGATGAAACCGAGGAAG GGGGAGCACACTTTGAGAACGGAGGACATTCTGGACGCGATTGAAAAGGAGGGCGATTCAATTGCTGTCATTGTGTTCAGCGGAGTGCAGTATTACACCGGACAGCTCTTCAACATGGCGGCCATTACCAGGGCCGGACAggccaag GGCTGTTATGTGGGTTTCGACTGTGCTCACGCGGTCGGCAACGTTGAGCTGTACCTGCATGACTGGGGAGTCGATTTTGCCTGCTGGTGCTCCTATAAG TATGTGAACTCAGGAGCTGGTGGATTGGCAGGAGCTTATATTCATGAGAAACATGCCCACACAGTCACGCCTGC gCTTAGGGGTTGGTGGGGACACAACTTGAAGACACGCTTCAAAATGGACAACA CAATGGATCTTCTACCTGGAATTAGCGGCTTCAGGTTATCAAACCAGCCCATCCTTCTGGTATGTCCACTTCAGGCCAGTTTGGAG ATCTTCAGCCAGACAAGTATGAAGTCTTTGCGGAAGAAGTCAATTTTGTTAACGGGCTATCTGGAATACCTCATAAAACACTTCTACTCCAAGGATGAGTCAAACCTTAGTAAACCTTACGTGCAAATAATCACCCCGTCCAATCCTGAGGAGCGAGGCTGTCAGCTGTCCTTGTCTTTTTCTGTGCCCATCCTTGCAGTATTCAAAGAGCTGGAGAAGAGGGGTGTCGCT tgTGACATGAGGGAACCCAACGTTCTGCGTGTAGCTCCGGTGCCTCTATACAACTCATTCAGCGATGTGCACCAGTTCATCAACCTCTTGGGTTCGGCGATTCTTGCCAGCAGTAAACCCCAGGGCAGTTGA